From Alphaproteobacteria bacterium, one genomic window encodes:
- the grxD gene encoding Grx4 family monothiol glutaredoxin, with protein MTDIKTAIKDLITTNDVVVYMRGTPNAPRCGFSATVVEIMKRVGAPYTAVNADENHDHWEALAEINDWPTMPQIFVKGEFIGGCDILREMYQSGELEQLLHDKGVTHTHGGHDHGHGGGCCGGH; from the coding sequence ATGACCGATATTAAAACTGCGATCAAAGATCTAATCACCACGAACGACGTTGTCGTTTACATGCGCGGCACGCCCAACGCGCCACGTTGCGGATTTTCCGCGACCGTTGTTGAAATCATGAAACGCGTCGGCGCGCCGTACACCGCCGTCAATGCCGATGAAAATCACGATCATTGGGAAGCATTGGCCGAAATCAATGACTGGCCGACTATGCCGCAAATTTTCGTCAAAGGCGAATTTATCGGCGGTTGCGATATTTTACGCGAAATGTATCAGTCGGGCGAATTGGAACAATTGCTGCACGATAAAGGCGTCACCCACACGCATGGCGGACACGATCACGGCCATGGCGGCGGTTGCTGCGGCGGGCATTAA